In Flavobacterium sp. N3904, one DNA window encodes the following:
- a CDS encoding helix-turn-helix domain-containing protein, producing the protein MKTVGQIIRAKRESLGLLLRQVASYLDIDQAILSKIERNERKPTKENIIKLAEILKLDKEDLLIQFISDRIAYEIADEDCASKVLKVAEQKIRYLKSNIVKN; encoded by the coding sequence GTCGGACAAATAATCAGAGCAAAAAGAGAAAGTTTAGGTTTGCTACTTCGACAAGTAGCGTCTTATCTCGACATTGACCAAGCTATTTTAAGCAAAATTGAACGTAACGAACGTAAACCAACTAAGGAAAATATTATTAAACTTGCTGAAATACTTAAACTTGATAAAGAAGATTTATTAATTCAGTTTATTAGTGACCGAATTGCTTACGAAATAGCAGATGAAGATTGTGCAAGTAAAGTCTTAAAAGTTGCCGAACAAAAAATAAGGTATTTAAAGTCTAACATTGTAAAAAACTAA